The stretch of DNA TTTTTAGGGTTGCACCGAGCTGTGCCAGTATAccaatatagcaataataataataataattctcggatggaatttataaatattttaatgcatcgctacgcgcgtttccacaaatcacatgtttctTAACATCATAGTCCGTATTCCTTCGATGATTTACAGTACAGTCCATAGTATCCATAGATATCTGTTAGATCATGTCCATGCATTCATTTCTATTGGCGATATGACATTATCGGATCCAATGAATACGAACTGTGGTCTTAAGAAACGTGactgagaatatgtatatattccatccaaggattattatcagtgttatacatatactagcagataCCTGAagtttgtgtttatattatagagacagtgtgtgtgtaagaggttgagagagagagagagagagaggagagagtgagagagagagagaaatcgatagatagatagatagatagatagatagatagatagatagatagatagatagatagatagatatgtttctttattagccacacagggctgcacacagacagaacaaattaccaggtagagcttttctttcgaggataaaaaaagggggttggttttcgatcaaaagggatcgtaaaaggaaagaaagacgaCAAAAAAAGGGgcgggggaggaaaaaaaaagaaaaggggagaggaaaaaaaattgatcaatagggatcgtaatcacagaaatgtcaatatgaagtgtaaaggggaggataggtgaggtttacccgtggaaataAAGCCTAcggatataatagatagatagtagatatatagatagatagatagtagtagatagatagatagatagatagataatagatagatagatagatagatagatagatagatagatagatagatatattgggtTGAGGAATAACTCATggcgtttttttttgtgtttttttttcaaatttaaaaaagcaCTCAGAAATAAAATGGTTTGGCAAAATGTTGTATGTTATTTGAAAGAAAACTTTCTTGCTCTACAAGGTActgtgttttgattttttaaatttcattgatttttgtgtattttcagatcataaaaataaaatgtcaagTGGACCAAACTGAGCATTTTCAACACCATTTGCTTTTTGCGTTTAATCGAAGTGCTGATTCCGCCATCGCTGCTCGTGAGATTTGTGCTATGTATGGAGAAGGGACAGCGCCTCAAATTACTGACCGCCATCGGTTTTCGTGCTTCAAAAATGCGAATTTTGTACTCAGTGACGGATCACACACCGGTCGACCAACTGAGTCCGTCGAAGAGCGATTGAATGAACTTCTTCAAGAAAATCCACGTCAAACGACCAGAGAACTGGCGGAGCAGATggattatgataaaaaaaaaaaaactgtggtggACCACCTTCACTCAATGGGCAAGCTCCATCGAAATCGATTGGTCGACCAGTGTGTGATCTATCCTTGaggtcaaaattcccattttcGAAGCGCGAAAACCAACGATAGGCAGTACTTCGAGACATTACTctttctccatacacagcacaaatctcTCAAGCAGCTTCGGCGGCCATAACACTTCgatcaaatgcaaaaagcaaatggTGTCGAAAATGCTGTTTTGTCTACTTGGCATTCCATTTcaatgatctgaaaatacacaactctcttttactctttactcttttacttctttcagtcatttgactgcggccatgctggagcaccacctttagtcgagtaaatcgaccccgggacttattctttgtaagcccagtacttattctatcggtctcttattgccgaaccgctaagtgacggggacttaaacacaccagcatcggttgtcaagcaatgctagggggacaaacacaggcacacaaacatatacacacacatatatatatacatatatacgacaggcttctttcagtttccgtctaccaaatccactcacaaggctttggtcggcccggggctatagcagaagacacttgcccaagatgccacgcagtgggactgaacccggaaccatgtggttggttagcaagctacttaccacacagccactcctgcgcctagatcaataaaaatttaaaaaatcgagACACTATCTTGTACAGCgaaaaattttcttcaaaataacagaaaacattTTGTCGATGCATTTTATTTCTGAgtgcatttttaaatttgaaaaagacTTCCATGACTTTATTCCTCaacacaatctatctatctatctatctatctatctatctatctatctatctatctatctatctatctatctatttatctatctatctatctatcaaactaactaactatctatctatctatctatctatctatctatctatatatatatatatatatatatatatatatgtatgtatgtatgtatgtatgtatgtatgtatgtatgtagagatgtatatatatatatatatatttatttatatatatatatgtatgtatgtatgtatgtatccatgtatgtgtatgtatgtacacataatatCTTATCtactatatttgtgtatatgcattccGTAAAATataaacatgctcacacacacacacgcacacacgcacacacgcacgcacacacactcacacacacgtccacacattCCATACGCGTAGATATGGATCTTAAAATTCTTTTAATACAATTTGTTATCCTTCTTGAATCCGGAGTTTACTGCTGATGAAAAGCAACGATTTTTCCCCTCCTAATTCAAATTATAAATAATGTTCTGTCATTCTGTTTGACGATTATAATAGCTAAGTGTCATTTGCAAATCAATTCTGGTTGAATAATTGTTGATATTAGTCAGCATGAAGCCTTAGGTACCAGAAAGCTAAGTTCTCCAAAAACAATACTTTATCCTCTTTCCTGTTGTCGAGTGCTTATTCATCCGGTCCGTTACTGGTGTATAAAATTTATTTGTGTGCGTAGGTGGATATGTTTATtcgcatgtctgtctgtatgtttgtggaCATATGCGCGAGTTTGcgtacacatagatgcatacataaatacatacatatatgcttacgtaaatacatacatgtacttataaatgtatgtgtgtgtttgtaaatttaCGCacgaaatgtgtatgtatgtatactcacatatagacgcatatatatattcacttacctGCTTTTGTTCTCACATTTACTACGCAtaaatacgtacgcacacacagacatttgtatatacatatatacatatatatacacatacatataggcacaggaatggctgtgtggtaagtagcttacttctcAGTCACagggtcctgggttcagtcccactgcatgacaacttgggcaagtgtcttctactataacctcgggccgaccaaagccttgtgagtggatttggtgggcggaaactgaaagaagactgtcgtatatatgtgtgtgtgtattgtgtgtgtgtattgtgtgtgtgtgtgtgtgtgtgtgtgtttgcatgtgtgtgtgtgtgttgtgtgtgtgtgtgtgtgtgtgtgtgtgtgtttgtgtgtctgtgtttgccccaccaaaattgcttgacaaccgatgctggtgtgtttacttccccgtaaagtagcggttcggcaaagagaccgatagaataagtgctaggcatacaaagaataagtcctggggtcgatttgctcgactaaatgcggtactccagcatggccgcagtcaaatgactgaaacaaatataataaaagaataagagaatacacacacacacatacacacacacacaccacacacacacacacacacacacccgcaccacatatttcatttaattagtcAAGGAACTTAAGACCCTTAAGGGATGCGAGGATCCTAGTTCCCTGGTTTATACCAGCGTTCGGAGAGAACCAAGTATATTACTTTATCACCGAAGCGTTTTTAAATAAGATGAAGAAAacggataaaaatttaattacTGATGTTTTTATTTAAAGACATTCAAATTCATTCAAATTCATTCAGAAACTCGTACCTGCATTTGGATTGAGAATTCAGGAGTAATCAAGAATATGGAATCATGATACATGTTAAATTTTTCTTTGCCTGAAAAACTCACCAACAATATAGCAAACGgaaactgctactactactactactactactactacactactactactactacaactactactactactactactactaatactaatactaatactactactactactattgtgtTATTCTTTttcgttcatcatcatctttatatttttcctcttcttcatccaccttctttttcgtcttctaattcttcctcttctatttcttccttttcttctttttcttcttcttcctccacttctctttcttcttcttcttcttctacctccccttcttttccttctcctccttctcttcctccttcttcttcctccttcttcttcctccttcttcttcctcctctttttcttcttcttcttcttcttcttttttcttttcttcaattatcctcctcctcctccttcttcttcttcttcttcttcaattatcctcctcctccttcttcttcttctttttcttcttcttcttcttcacttatcctcctcctcctcctcttcttcttcttctccccctctccttcttttccttcttctttgccCCTCAACACCGAAATTCCCGAGCCGCTGCCAGATGTTGAAACCGTTACATatggatatacaaacacacacacacaaaagcacaaaacacaaaaaactTGAACTACCCGAGTCGGTTCATCTGTTTTTGATCTTAATTACGATGTGTCATGTCTGACCTCCACTAAACATCAGTGATGCTACACACTTGATCTTGTCACAGCGGATTTTGCTCTGGGAAAGTTCTACTCTTAACGatttttaatttacaaagaaGCTGATTTTCAATGAATGGAGAAACcgctaatt from Octopus sinensis unplaced genomic scaffold, ASM634580v1 Contig05135, whole genome shotgun sequence encodes:
- the LOC115227590 gene encoding histone-lysine N-methyltransferase SETMAR-like, which gives rise to MVTLRQRHDTTQIIKIKCQVDQTEHFQHHLLFAFNRSADSAIAAREICAMYGEGTAPQITDRHRFSCFKNANFVLSDGSHTGRPTESVEERLNELLQENPRQTTRELAEQMDYDKKKKTVVDHLHSMGKLHRNRLVDQCVIYP